DNA from Pomacea canaliculata isolate SZHN2017 linkage group LG9, ASM307304v1, whole genome shotgun sequence:
GTATGTTTGCCCTCATCTGAACCGGTCAAGCGTAAACGTGGTCGTCCTCCAAAACATTGTCTCCTTGCCAGAAGAAAGGTCTCACTAGAATGTCAGGCATCTTTAGCTACTGTGTCAGAAAATGCAGTAGAAACTGCAGTAACTTTACTGCAAAGAAATGTTCACGAAAAACAAAGTGATATTACTGAAACTGGACAAAATGCAAATATTGTGAGTGACCAGCAGGTTTCTGGGTCTGTTGGCTCTCCATTTAAGAAAGAGCTGACGAAAGAACTTAGCTTCATTATCACAGCTCTGGAACAAGAGATTGCCAAGGACACTGTACAACCCTTTCTGGAAACTTTAAAATCAAAATCGGACAACCAACCATCAGGCAAAGTAAGACGATCTGAAAGAAGAACAGCCCCAAACAGAGACAGTCTGTATTGTTACTTTGACCAGATAAAacctgaagaagaagaagaagaagtagaaggaGAAGCATATGAAGGAGACACAAATGAAAGTTCTGAAGACAAGACACTCTCAGTGAGCCAGGTGCCTAGAGGTCCAAGAGcgaaaacagaagaagagaaaatcaAAGAACGTACATGTCCAATTTGCAAAACACTTCTAGGATGTTCATCTTCAATGGCAGGTCATTAATTCTCTGAGTTTTGtattcttcttgtttctcttctGGGACTCCTGGTATGTTGGttgtgaaaatttatttttttcaactaaAACAGGTTTTCTTGGTATCTCATTCTCCAAATCCaagcttgtttttattcatccaAGCTGTATCAtagtttttattaaaacattgttgaaaataatttcattttgcagcataagaaaagaaaaaagaaagatctgtCAGACAACCATTTAGTTTTTGCCTTATCTGGTCTGCTGCTTTCTTCATTATCAGCAGAATTATTTgatgttcataaaaaaaaacttgcagaaCATCTCTATGAAATTAATCCATTTGAAAAAatttagtttctttattttccatgaAATATGCAATGTCCACAGCCCACATGAGAATACATACGGGAGAACGCCCATTTTCCTGCCACATTTGTAAAAAGCAGTTCACTACTAAGGCTAACTGTGAACGGCATGAAGCAACTCATCTTGGGATCAAAGCTTTTGTGTGTTCTCAGTGTAACAAGAATTTCACAGagaaaaaatcattaaaaatccACATGAGAAGCCACACTGGTGAACGGCCATATGCGTAAGTAGTGAAAATTTGGGTTCATTGATTTCCTGATCAACTTTACctgctttttttgtaaaagaacattttgtgaAGAGTTGTCAAATAATATAGGAAGGTTTATTTCATGAACATTAAAAGGGAATTCAGCTAGCAGTTATATGGCCATGATCAATAGCAACACACCTAGGCACTGATTTTGCTCCTAACATTGCATGATCTTGATTAAGGCTTAAGCCCTttgggagggaagagggagagatTTGACGGTTTGAGCcatctgcttttttctttttctcatgaATGCTTCCTAGGTGCAACATATGTGGGATGCGGTTTTTCCAGACTGGCACCCTCAAAACACATATGGATCGGCATACTGGTCACAAAGGACATCTTTGTGATCTTTGTGGCAAGGCTTTCCGCCAAAGGTGTCAACTAGCTGTTCATGTACGTCGTCACAAGAAAGATATGTCTTTCTCTTGTCAACACTGTAACATGCTCTTCTACACCAAGAGTAAGTTTTGTTAGgcacatttatttatgtgtgtgtcttaCCATGCATGAATAGTATGTGTTTTGCTGTGTGCATGCCTTTGTCATCAAGATTTGAATGATCCATTCAGCTGAAGATTACGCAACAGTGGAAGATGCATGAGTTTCTTCCTTGCTATGACTGTTGTAGGTGACTTGGAACGCCACTTGCCAAAGCACACAGGTGAGCGACGCTTCACCTGTACCATCTGCCCTAGGACATTCACCAGGCTTCAGTACCTGCGTGAGCATGTGAATGTTCATCTTGGTCATCGGCCATATGAATGCAGTTCATGTGGAATGTCTTTCCATGATCTTGCCTCCTGTCATCGCCATGTACAGAAACATAAGCAAGTACTTGAACTGCAGACCAGTCAGCAGCAGCTCGATCAAGGACAGGACAAGTCAGAGCAACAATTGGGGTCTAaggtaaatgttttttgttgcttctATGTATATTTAGGCCATCAAGTATGTAAGATACCGATTCTTGACTTTCATAGATTTCTTGCATATATTTATGCCAGAATATTGGGAATGGGAACAAAAGtgctaaagaaaaatttgttaaaatgtgtaGGAAGTTTCGTTCTGTCTTACTAAGCAAAGCTGAGAATCCATATAAAGTTTTCATTACTGCTTTTGTTACTGTGTATATCACTATGACACTTTTATAGCTTCCACAGATTCATAATCACAAGTGAAAGGTATCTTATGCAGGTGCAAGTGATTATCGACAAACAAAGCTTTGGCTTAGATGCAGCCGACCTCCAGACCCTCATTGTGGCTTCAGAGCCAAACAACTTCCAGCAGTACCTTCAGCAGGACCTCACAACCACAGCCATAGCTCCCTCCACCTGCCCTGCTGCTACCATTGCAAGTCCCAACAGCCAATCTGTGGCCCAGGccatttttaacaatatttgtcTAGATGGGATGGACACAGCAGAGATTTATCATGTCACCCTGGTAGATCCAGCTGCAAGCTCAGTACAAGTGAGCAATGACAGTACAGTTGAGCCAACTGAGCAGAATGGGACAGGAGTAGATTTCTCTGCCATCAACTTACTGGCTAGTGCAACGACCCAGCTGTCATAGCAGCTGGATGTCAAAGAAAGTATGTGTGGATGAGTATGgtctacaaaaatattaaaaaaaaatatttctcgtATTTATTCTCCTTGGCACTAACTCCAAGAATTACTTAAACTCAGAAttttataggtttttttttttgtgttgttgtcaaGAAAACGGTTAACCCCGAGCATTACTCAGGATAACCTGATTTGACCCCAACCTCAAGCAATTTGCTTATAGGAAGGGGAGGGGTGATGACGATGCCCAGTTGTTTATTCTGATCACACTGTACAAAAATTTGGATAAGCCCAAGACGCATGCTAGACTACTCTTCGCagattttagttctgcattcaatACAGTCCAACCATAGCTTCTGGCTTTGAGactgatttctgattttgatcttTCACATCAACTAGTTTTGTggatagtggatttttttacATGCAGATGGCAAAGGGTGAATGTTAATAGTAATTATTCTGATACTGTTATTACAAACACTGGGTCCCCACAAGACTGTTGTCTATCACCCCTGTTATTTATCATGATAGCTGCAATAGTATGGAGAATAGCTACCtcattaagttctctgatgatACTGCATTGTGGACTCTTTTGCAGGAACATAAGAAAAATCATGGTAATgccttaacaaattttgtacgGTGGTGTGGTGAGAACTTTCTGAAGTTAAATGTAGCCAAAAAAGGAGAATCAAAGAGGATTTTGTTGCACCCAGTGTgatacacagtaaacctgttgaaactgtttactatttcaggtacctgggaactatttttgattgccagctcaaatggaatttaaataacaaacacattgttaaacgtggccaacaaagaatgtaccttctgcGTAAGCTTAACAGTTCTTCAGTTAGTCAAATAATCTTAGGCTGTTTCTAACAGTCGTTTAGttagagtcttttatctttttcatttgtatgctggtttcgcaATCACTCTatccatgataggaatagtctGAATAGtgttgtccacatctgttctaaaataatatcagagagatttagcttctttctgtgaccaacaaatagtaaggaaagcttcacgcattttgGCAATACCCGAGCACGTACTGatgagagaatttgtattattaagctcaggtaaatgTTATTCCATGCCTGTATGTAAAAGTAACACCTGAAATCATTTGTGCTCTCtgcagtccagctactcaacctcagatgaagtgtcagtggtgtgtgtgtaagatgttgtaggtgcgcacatgattattcttgatgtatgtttgttgtttgttttatattataaatatatgtcacttgcctttttttcatttggtaaTACTTTtcctgttgacatcttttaacactgcaccttgcaacgaacttcatttcttatttttatttctaacttttactttgtaactagaaCACCTTTCCATGTTCAAATTgtccactgggacaaataaagttggtcattgtcattgtcaccttTCGGGCCAGTCTTCTGCTTCTGtctaatgtctttgtttttctgagagaaaataattataacattgAGAAAGCTTATGCTTCAGAAGGAAAATCTACAGGAAGGGCTGAAGTACAAAGTCTATTCACCTTATCAAGCTCATTTAGATGTACTAAGTTTGTTGATACCAGTagtttttaaatagatttttattGTGCCAGCACAACtactttacagaaaaatgtttctggttCTTCTGTTCAACAGAATTAGCATCTTTGTACCTGTAAAAGTTTGAAAAGGTTTAACTTACTTTTTTTAGGGGATGCTTTATTGCAGACTACCCAGAAAGAACTAGATCCCACAAAGAGGTGATTTTTGATTATCCATAGTAGAACTGCGTAGAACAAGAACAGATTCTAACATTTTGAACATTCTGTACATCAGTAAAATATACTTGACTATATTTCTATGTTATAGGAATCATGACTTTACTGCCACACCAATTTTCCCAACTTCAAGATTATAATTGCCAATAATATTTTCATAGAATTTCAATGTACCTTCTAAAGTTTATCAAAGGCATATgtgtcaattttgtttttatttgaaatattgcTATTAATTAAatgatctatttttttttttaatctgtgaaaTGATGGAGGTGAGTGGAAATTTTATCTAGATCATGCCTAtctgaaaatgttaatgttaaaattttatGAGGCTGCAATCTTTAAAACTGAAGCAAGATTGACTCTAGGGCACTCTCCACAAACAAAGTATAGGATCTCCAAAATATTATGGGctgaataaaatcttttaaacagaaaaatattatctCATTATGAATCTACAGTCAATTATCACAAAACCATAGAATGTAGTGGTTTTTATTAccataaagaatattttatttaagtgaAAACAGTAACAAATATAATTGTTTACAGATTTGTTTGGTAATTTACATGCACTTGCCTTCCATGCAGTTACATAATGTCAGAGCGTTTCATGAAAAATGAATAGAACCCATAATGTGCCAGCATGTTTTAGAGACAGTATTTTCTTAACAAATTTGTTaccacacaaagacaaacacacactatagatataaaacacacaaacacaatttctctctctctcatccatgCACAAACTTGTTCAAACCAACTTATAATGTAAATTGCTATGCATTAAAGCAAAACCCACAAGgttttacatatttctttgGACACCACAGAAATTTACAAATAAGACAGAACCAATGATCATGTACAACAGCACTGTTGACATTATAAGCTTTAAATCAAATATCAGCAAAATAATGGCTGAAGTTTAATCACAGTTTAAATGCATCAGCTGACACTTTCCTTTCCTTGAACATTATACATCAGTCTTGCAGTGATGTGTCTTAACATTTCATAAATCACACCATGCTAGAAATCACAACAACTCAGTAGCATGAAtttgtattattggactgctggtagacaattttttcagttaactactaaaaagagGCAGGTGTGCCTGCATATCTCCAAGAACTCACTCACCGtcaccaacctcagcggaatcttcgttcagcagcccaaTTCAGACTTcgacgaccgagtgttcagtcagggaataccaacaagaagactgtgggtttcagatccttctctaATGTAGCCCCGCTTCTGTGGAACTCGCTTTCCCTCTCGACTacggagtctgatagtattgcatcttttcggaaaaatcttaagactcacttgtttaacattatttgaagttgttcatttgccctgcagtttggtggctgctgggttcCCCGCGCATTGAGCGTATCTCTGTGATAGGAatactagcgcgttacaaaactacatcatcatcatcatcatttagtggca
Protein-coding regions in this window:
- the LOC112572492 gene encoding zinc finger and BTB domain-containing protein 24-like, producing MASQDTNVKEHADLLQTFKAKVEDALSLLPLIPNELRTETWTYWTVVSAAVKTALGGRGPVVPGSYRRYGVPRGRPKIRSPVQKTYRNLDKLDELCAGVNNDNKNLSGQYENPRVEDSFSNSEISSISSDLIPHVASQETVESVTEINRIDKDFVDLQTAVQMSSAFIVDNSVAALSDNQFVPHQIIVKVSEGGTGNGVSCHAPQNVNIVSLPSPPTALKTSYEVPAGSENCILVPPVGMNVCLPSSEPVKRKRGRPPKHCLLARRKVSLECQASLATVSENAVETAVTLLQRNVHEKQSDITETGQNANIVSDQQVSGSVGSPFKKELTKELSFIITALEQEIAKDTVQPFLETLKSKSDNQPSGKVRRSERRTAPNRDSLYCYFDQIKPEEEEEEVEGEAYEGDTNESSEDKTLSVSQVPRGPRAKTEEEKIKERTCPICKTLLGCSSSMAAHMRIHTGERPFSCHICKKQFTTKANCERHEATHLGIKAFVCSQCNKNFTEKKSLKIHMRSHTGERPYACNICGMRFFQTGTLKTHMDRHTGHKGHLCDLCGKAFRQRCQLAVHVRRHKKDMSFSCQHCNMLFYTKSDLERHLPKHTGERRFTCTICPRTFTRLQYLREHVNVHLGHRPYECSSCGMSFHDLASCHRHVQKHKQVLELQTSQQQLDQGQDKSEQQLGSKVQVIIDKQSFGLDAADLQTLIVASEPNNFQQYLQQDLTTTAIAPSTCPAATIASPNSQSVAQAIFNNICLDGMDTAEIYHVTLVDPAASSVQVSNDSTVEPTEQNGTGVDFSAINLLASATTQLS